A genome region from Planctomycetota bacterium includes the following:
- a CDS encoding thioredoxin family protein: MSSVMKTCSALILALACAGTARAQGLTWETDLNTALQKAVQSNKMVIVHFGAVWCKPCKQLEQNVFNKPGFGSDLQNSFVAVKLDFDAHRDLAQQWGVKAIPADVILTSYGKYVERVQSPQNAERYVASIYEGALRAKSKGPLAGLLAGTPAGPLQPPAPTTQPAAPAQPSASAATPHATAAMQTGYGAATPTAATSNQSAAASPAAPLGPVGLPPGVPPLGLEGNCPVALVERKNWVPGDARWGAIHQGRTYLFSGPAEQQRFLAQPDHYSPALAGNDPVLAIDQQQQVPGAIACGVFYSQRIYLFQSPDTLAKFRANPDRYTSASGTIR, from the coding sequence ATGTCATCGGTCATGAAAACCTGCAGCGCGTTGATCCTCGCGCTCGCCTGCGCCGGCACCGCCCGGGCCCAAGGCCTGACCTGGGAAACCGATCTGAACACCGCGCTGCAAAAAGCAGTGCAGTCCAACAAGATGGTCATCGTTCACTTCGGCGCTGTCTGGTGCAAGCCGTGCAAGCAGCTTGAACAAAACGTCTTCAACAAGCCCGGCTTCGGCAGCGATCTGCAAAACTCGTTCGTGGCCGTGAAACTCGATTTCGACGCCCATCGCGACCTGGCGCAGCAATGGGGTGTGAAGGCGATTCCAGCCGACGTCATCCTGACCTCGTACGGCAAATATGTTGAGCGCGTGCAAAGCCCGCAGAACGCCGAGAGGTATGTCGCGTCGATCTACGAGGGCGCGCTGCGGGCCAAGAGCAAAGGCCCGCTCGCCGGCCTGCTGGCTGGTACGCCAGCCGGCCCGTTGCAACCTCCGGCGCCGACAACTCAGCCCGCCGCGCCCGCTCAGCCGAGCGCGTCTGCCGCAACTCCCCATGCCACGGCAGCAATGCAAACCGGCTACGGCGCCGCGACGCCAACCGCTGCGACATCAAATCAATCTGCCGCGGCCTCACCTGCCGCGCCCTTGGGTCCGGTCGGCTTGCCGCCGGGCGTGCCGCCGCTGGGGTTGGAAGGAAACTGTCCGGTGGCGCTCGTCGAGCGCAAGAACTGGGTTCCTGGAGACGCGCGCTGGGGCGCGATTCACCAGGGGCGCACGTACTTGTTCAGCGGTCCCGCCGAACAGCAACGCTTCTTGGCCCAGCCCGATCATTACAGCCCGGCCCTGGCCGGCAACGACCCGGTTTTGGCCATTGACCAGCAGCAACAAGTTCCCGGCGCGATTGCTTGCGGGGTGTTCTACTCGCAGCGGATTTACTTGTTTCAGA